One Vairimorpha necatrix chromosome 7, complete sequence DNA segment encodes these proteins:
- a CDS encoding putative SP-containing protein, with translation MYFIIEIIILNIRLSISGTIIEEKRNNLEKCMEIQKKYNPEASNVYKYNFISHDISSVILNSVLEKMQFPLEILESTENSNETKYVIVKKDLTLGIYYYGLIKGIDLSTIYDMERKYILVNKLMKDIISQTILLYQTLLCIRFNAGFLDLRKTKLIIDKYVDVKVDTKKIVIEHVFIEGGLKYIIDDIYKNISFREINTSIMEEKHKGEEQEKINKFVNESVSGLKDVINKHQQASPNLDENLMNSCMTMNYNSVTASMLSFIPLFAIRQ, from the coding sequence atgtattttataatagaaattatcattttaaatatacgATTGTCAATATCTGGAACTATAATCGAAGAAAAAAGgaataatttagaaaaatgtatggaaatacaaaaaaaatataatccCGAAGCAAGCAAcgtttataaatataattttatttctcaTGATATTTCAAGTGTCATACTTAATTCTGTTTTGGAAAAAATGCAATTCCCATTAGAAATACTCGAGTCGACAGAGAATTCTAATGAGACAAAATACGTAATAGTCAAAAAAGATCTTACTTTAggaatatattattatggATTAATTAAAGGAATCGACCTTTCAACAATTTATGATATGGAACGCAAATATATACTTGTGAACAAATTAATGAAGGATATTATATCACAAACTATACTATTATATCAAACTTTGTTGTGTATTCGTTTCAACGCAGGTTTCCTTGACCttagaaaaacaaaacttattattgataaatatGTTGATGTTAAAGTGGATACGAAAAAAATTGTCATTGAACATGTTTTTATAGAAGGGGgtcttaaatatattattgatgatatatataaaaacatttcctTTCGAGAAATTAACACTAGTATTATGGAAGAAAAACATAAAGGCGAGGAACAAGAGAAAATTAATAAGTTTGTAAATGAAAGTGTCAGCGGCCTTAAAGatgttataaataaacaCCAACAAGCTAGTCCAAACTTGGATGAGAATTTGATGAATTCATGCATGACAATGAATTATAATTCAGTGACAGCTAGTATGCTAAGTTTTATCCCATTGTTTGCAATTCGTCAGTGa